The following proteins are encoded in a genomic region of Gossypium hirsutum isolate 1008001.06 chromosome D05, Gossypium_hirsutum_v2.1, whole genome shotgun sequence:
- the LOC107902709 gene encoding pectinesterase-like (The RefSeq protein has 5 substitutions compared to this genomic sequence), translated as MSRIKETLSNISNSAKHISFTKKHKKIFLALFASLVIVAAIIGIVAGVSSRNNSDESDTSHHAVVKSACSGTFYPDLCFSAVTAVPAGTAKKVRSQKDVIELSLNTTTTAVEHNYFKIKKLLARKDLTTREKTALHDCLETIDETLDELHEAVEDLHEYPNKKSLTQHADDLKTLMSAAMTNQETCLDGFSHEGADKKIREVLIDGEKYVEKMCSNALAMIKNMTDTDIANEMMLKSSNRKLKEDESGIAWPEWLSAGDRRLLQSSSVTPNVVVAADGSGNFKTVSEAVAKAPEKSSKRYTIRIKAGVYRENVEVPKKKSSIMFIGDGRTKTIITGSRNVVDGSTTFHSATVAVVGEKFLAREITFQNTAGPSKHQAVALRVGSDLSAFYNCDMLAYQDTLYVHSNRQFYVNCLVAGTVDFIFGNAAAVFQNCDIHARKPNSGQKNMVTAQGRTDPNQNTGIVIQKCRIGATSDLQPVRKNFPTYLGRPWKEYSRTVVMQSTISDVIQPAGWHEWSGSFALKTLFYAEYQNTGAGASTSARVKWGGYKVITSASEAQAFTPGRFIAGGSWLSSTGFPFALGL; from the exons ATGAGCCGAATTAAAGAAACTTTATCCAACATTTCTAATTCTGCCAAACACATTTCCTTCACCAAGAAACACAAGAAAATTTTCTTGGCACTATTTGCATCTTTAGTCATTGTTGCTGCTATAATCGGCATTGTTGCTGGAGTGAGCTCACGGAATAACTCCGATGAGTCCGATACTTCCCATCATGCCGTTGTGAAATCAGCTTGTAGTGGTACGTTCTACCCTGATTTATGTTTCTCGGCTGTTACTACCGTCCCTGCTGGTACTGCCAAAAAGGTGAGGAGCCAAAAGGATGTTATCGAATTGTCTCTTAACATCACCACCACTGCTGTCGAACACAATTACTTCAAGATTAAGAAGCTGTTGGCTCGAAAGGACTTGACGACGCGTGAAAAGACGGCTCTCCATGATTGTTTGGAGACTATTGACGAGACCCTCGACGAGCTCCACGAAGCTGTTGAGGATCTTCATGAGTACCCCAACAAGAAATCTTTGACCCAGCACGCGGATGACCTCAAGACCCTGATGAGTGCCGCAATGACCAACCAGGAAACTTGCTTGGACGGGTTTTCTCACGAGGGTGCCGACAAGAAAATCCGTGAGGTCCTGATCGATGGCGAGAAGTACGTCGAAAAGATGTGCAGTAATGCGCTTGCCATGATCAAGAACATGACGGACACTGATATAGCAAACGAGATGATGCTCAAGTCATCGAACAGGAAGCTGAAGGAGGACGAAAGCGGCATTGCCTGGCCAGAGTGGTTGTCCGCTGGCGACAGGCGCCTGCTTCAGTCGTCTTCGGTGACCCCTAACGTGGTTGTGGCGGCCGATGGTAGCGGGAACTTCAAAACGGTGTCGGAAGCGGTGGCCAAAGCACCTGAGAAAAGCAGCAAAAGGTATATTATAAGAATCAAAGCAGGCGTCTACAGAGAAAACGTGGAAGTCCCAAAGAAGAAGAGCAACATAATGTTCATCGGAGACGGGAGAACTAAAACAATCATCACCGGCAGCAGGAATGTGGTCGACGGAAGCACCACTTTCCACTCTGCCACAGTTG CTGTGGTTGGTGAAAAGTTCCTTGCCCGAGATATAACCTTCCAAAACACAGCAGGTCCCTCCAAGCATCAAGCTGTTGCCCTCCGTGTTGGCTCTGATCTCTCAGCATTCTACAATTGTGACATGCTAGCATACCAAGACACTCTCTACGTCCACTCCAATCGTCAATTTTACGTTAACTGCCTCGTAGCAGGAACAGTTGACTTCATCTTCGGAAATGCCGCAGCCGTGTTCCAAAACTGCGACATCCATGCTCGGAAACCAAACTCAGGGCAGAAAAACATGGTGACAGCCCAAGGCAGGACCGACCCTAACCAAAACACGGGCATTGTGATCCAGAAATGTAGGATAGGTGCCACTTCTGATTTACAGCCTGTTCGTAAAAACTTCCCAACATATCTTGGCAGGCCCTGGAAGGAGTACTCGAGGACTGTGGTAATGCAATCAACAATCAGTGACGTGATTCAACCTGCTGGTTGGCACGAGTGGAGCGGGAGTTTCGCCCTGAAAACACTGTTTTATGCCGAGTACCAGAACACCGGGGCTGGTGCCTCAACTTCTGCGAGAGTGAAATGGGGAGGGTACAAGGTGATCACTAGTGCAAGTGAAGCTCAGGCTTTTACTCCTGGCAGGTTCATTGCTGGAGGAAGTTGGTTAAGCTCTACAGGCTTTCCTTTCGCTCTTGGGTTGTaa